One part of the Mesorhizobium sp. M4B.F.Ca.ET.058.02.1.1 genome encodes these proteins:
- a CDS encoding helix-turn-helix transcriptional regulator — MDMRQLVAKNVKRCRIAANLTQHEVADRMGVDRAYVSGLEMGKRNPTVITLWQIAEAIGVRPMDLLSEEE; from the coding sequence ATGGACATGCGTCAGCTCGTTGCGAAGAACGTGAAGCGTTGCCGCATCGCGGCTAACCTCACGCAGCATGAGGTCGCCGATCGAATGGGCGTAGACCGTGCCTACGTAAGCGGATTGGAGATGGGAAAAAGGAACCCAACGGTCATTACGCTCTGGCAGATCGCTGAAGCAATAGGCGTAAGGCCGATGGATTTATTGTCGGAGGAAGAATAG
- a CDS encoding tetratricopeptide repeat protein, giving the protein MSALKNLACQFVVLTFFASTALSAEQVDEGPRNLDRAVTLYRQGNFVGALSIIRPLATSGDARAETYLAKMLLSGQGVQRDAPAGLALLRAAADQDYREAEFLLGAAYASGEPGLPVDYVEALKWLIIARAQDGLAYGMLRDQMGAENVATATARAARWREDTDRRKVQAALALGNKNEVSDYLTRLADEGIPAAQYELGLLYAAGVPDGIPSKKVPGLMDFLPNDRKAAELFLRAASLGYPPAQSRFGAILYEGRGVTADKAEAAKWFEKAAAQSEVSAMIALADMLAAGDGVRQDQGRAFTLYSHAAGKGDPAAMKALGESYASGRLTERDTKLAYMWLTLASQIYRKELVEVSAKEADLTRLGLVELMSQDEIDRAKNATDMCLSTYYQQCGASSLQ; this is encoded by the coding sequence ATGTCTGCACTAAAGAATCTCGCATGCCAGTTCGTGGTGCTGACGTTCTTTGCGTCCACTGCGTTATCCGCTGAGCAGGTGGACGAAGGGCCGCGCAATCTCGATCGCGCCGTGACCCTTTATCGGCAAGGAAATTTCGTGGGGGCGCTGTCCATTATCAGACCGCTAGCGACGTCCGGCGATGCCCGTGCAGAAACTTATCTCGCCAAGATGCTTCTCTCAGGTCAGGGTGTTCAGAGGGATGCGCCCGCTGGATTGGCGCTGTTGCGTGCTGCAGCTGATCAGGATTATCGCGAAGCAGAATTCCTGCTCGGGGCTGCATATGCGTCAGGAGAGCCAGGCCTACCGGTAGATTACGTGGAGGCCTTGAAATGGCTGATAATAGCTAGAGCCCAAGACGGGCTAGCATACGGCATGCTGAGGGATCAGATGGGCGCCGAGAACGTGGCGACAGCCACTGCCAGGGCCGCGCGCTGGCGCGAAGACACCGACCGCAGAAAAGTGCAAGCTGCCTTGGCTCTCGGCAATAAGAATGAAGTTTCGGATTATCTTACCCGACTTGCTGATGAAGGCATACCAGCTGCCCAATATGAGCTGGGTTTGTTATACGCCGCCGGAGTACCGGATGGCATCCCTTCGAAGAAGGTGCCAGGGTTGATGGATTTTCTACCGAATGACCGAAAGGCTGCAGAATTATTTCTTAGGGCGGCATCGTTAGGTTATCCGCCGGCTCAGTCGAGGTTTGGGGCAATACTTTACGAAGGTCGAGGAGTGACCGCCGACAAGGCCGAGGCGGCGAAATGGTTCGAAAAGGCAGCTGCCCAGTCGGAAGTCAGCGCGATGATTGCGCTGGCGGACATGCTAGCAGCGGGAGATGGTGTCCGACAGGATCAAGGTCGAGCGTTCACATTGTACAGCCATGCTGCGGGCAAAGGTGATCCAGCGGCAATGAAGGCGCTGGGCGAGAGTTATGCAAGCGGCAGGCTTACCGAGAGAGACACCAAGCTTGCGTATATGTGGCTCACTCTGGCCAGTCAAATATATAGAAAAGAGCTTGTTGAGGTCTCTGCAAAAGAGGCCGACCTAACCCGCCTTGGCTTGGTCGAGCTGATGTCCCAGGATGAAATAGATCGTGCCAAGAACGCCACAGACATGTGCTTGAGCACATACTACCAACAATGCGGGGCATCATCTCTTCAATGA
- a CDS encoding thermonuclease family protein → MTVAAFAALVTQFVMHNSGSLPEINLQNLIKPKLVAIAGVASVIDGDTIEVHGQRIRFNGIDAPESKQYCDDAKGFEYPCGRRSAEALDAFLAASRPVQCTFVTWDRYHRFVGDCRRADGVSVAAWMVEHGQALDWPLYSLGSYAPQQAKAQAAKIGLWVGNFEPPWDWRSSHTDGAAPPSQPLGIVSRKLVAQSGNSCEPRRTCKQISSCDEAQWYLQNCSWAGNWIATAMGWRARRYASQDRRAELPFG, encoded by the coding sequence GTGACCGTAGCCGCATTTGCGGCCTTGGTGACGCAATTTGTCATGCATAACAGCGGATCGCTACCGGAAATCAATTTGCAGAACTTGATTAAGCCGAAGCTGGTCGCCATCGCCGGCGTAGCCTCCGTGATCGACGGCGACACGATCGAAGTCCACGGGCAGCGGATACGCTTCAACGGGATCGACGCGCCGGAGAGCAAACAATACTGCGACGATGCCAAGGGCTTCGAATATCCTTGCGGCCGGCGATCGGCGGAAGCGCTGGATGCGTTCCTGGCCGCATCGAGGCCGGTGCAGTGCACGTTCGTGACCTGGGATCGCTATCACCGCTTCGTCGGGGACTGCCGGCGCGCCGACGGCGTCAGCGTGGCGGCGTGGATGGTCGAGCATGGCCAAGCGCTCGACTGGCCGCTCTACAGTCTTGGCTCCTACGCACCACAGCAGGCGAAGGCGCAGGCGGCCAAGATCGGTCTTTGGGTCGGCAACTTCGAACCGCCTTGGGACTGGCGCTCGTCGCACACTGACGGCGCGGCGCCGCCGAGCCAGCCGCTCGGCATCGTCAGCCGCAAGCTGGTCGCGCAGAGCGGCAACTCATGCGAGCCGCGGCGGACGTGCAAGCAGATCAGTTCGTGTGACGAGGCCCAATGGTATCTGCAGAACTGCTCTTGGGCGGGAAACTGGATCGCGACGGCGATGGGGTGGCGTGCGAGACGTTATGCTAGCCAGGACCGACGCGCTGAGCTGCCTTTCGGATGA
- a CDS encoding HNH endonuclease has protein sequence MPVTSGSGNPKWTRDETLLALDLLYRHGKPIDKNHPDAAELSRLLRAANIYPQTDRKESFRNADGVALKTQNLFSALHPERRLSSSEMDRTVVVEFPDSRKFELAEIAAAIRQALVGNSSGETDEDDDLEVPEGKYLAARHRQRDRRLRMRLIDKRRASGLRCEICDFSVDASAPKSTDSFFEAHHTTPLAAAEGERTTRLSDMALVCACCHRFIHRLISDNKRWVGIAEAAQAWKALALRSL, from the coding sequence ATGCCCGTGACGAGCGGTTCGGGTAATCCAAAGTGGACACGCGACGAGACCTTACTGGCGCTCGATCTGCTTTATCGGCATGGCAAGCCGATCGACAAAAATCACCCGGACGCTGCGGAGCTGTCGCGGCTGTTGCGGGCGGCAAACATCTACCCCCAGACTGACCGGAAAGAAAGTTTCCGTAACGCTGACGGCGTGGCGCTGAAGACGCAAAATCTGTTTTCTGCCTTGCACCCTGAGCGCCGATTGAGTTCTTCCGAAATGGACAGGACCGTCGTTGTCGAGTTCCCAGATAGCCGCAAGTTCGAACTGGCAGAGATAGCAGCCGCAATTCGACAGGCGTTGGTCGGCAACTCATCGGGCGAGACTGATGAAGACGACGACCTTGAAGTCCCGGAAGGGAAGTACCTCGCCGCGCGTCATCGCCAGAGAGACCGGAGGCTCCGAATGCGGCTGATCGACAAGCGGCGTGCCAGCGGGCTGAGATGTGAAATCTGCGATTTCTCCGTGGACGCAAGCGCCCCTAAATCGACCGACAGCTTTTTTGAGGCCCACCACACAACACCGCTGGCCGCGGCAGAAGGCGAACGAACAACCCGGCTTTCCGACATGGCCCTAGTCTGCGCCTGCTGTCATCGCTTCATTCATCGGCTGATTTCTGACAACAAACGCTGGGTAGGGATTGCCGAAGCTGCACAGGCTTGGAAGGCTCTCGCACTTAGATCGTTGTGA
- a CDS encoding NYN domain-containing protein produces the protein MIELARLKSIGDAILLSGDEDVRVGVQIAQNYGVRVHLLGIAPSRGSQSQQLMLEADTTTEWGADTIKTFLSVREEKEEVIKVAAAKAASTPATGEAHNLATIAVTVTTFVDGLGKTDIEGVAAYWETDRGVPAELDKKLLPICGSAIGGKLTTSEIRHMRATFQKAVKAKL, from the coding sequence ATGATCGAATTGGCCCGACTAAAGTCCATCGGCGATGCCATTCTTCTGTCGGGGGATGAAGATGTTCGCGTGGGCGTTCAGATTGCGCAAAACTATGGGGTAAGAGTGCATCTGCTCGGCATTGCGCCAAGTCGCGGGTCGCAGTCCCAGCAACTCATGTTGGAAGCAGACACGACAACGGAGTGGGGAGCCGATACGATCAAGACCTTTCTATCGGTGAGGGAAGAGAAAGAAGAAGTCATAAAGGTGGCTGCTGCGAAGGCCGCATCTACTCCGGCGACAGGAGAAGCCCATAACCTGGCCACTATAGCCGTAACGGTCACTACCTTCGTCGATGGGCTTGGAAAAACCGATATCGAGGGGGTTGCGGCCTATTGGGAGACAGACCGGGGCGTTCCTGCTGAGCTTGACAAAAAGCTTCTACCAATCTGCGGCTCGGCGATCGGCGGGAAGCTGACGACCAGTGAAATCAGGCACATGCGTGCCACGTTCCAAAAAGCCGTCAAAGCGAAACTGTGA
- a CDS encoding BA14K family protein, whose amino-acid sequence MNRIASSLLAAALSASFVAADIVPVNAQPNYVPLGQGLSSDVQTVQYRDWRRHRALNREFSRRDGVVYWNGHRGYREYRRGYRRHGDFWFPLAAFATGALITGAIINNQNRVYRGGDAHVQWCYDRYRSYRAWDNTFQPYNGPRQQCYSPY is encoded by the coding sequence ATGAACAGGATCGCATCCAGCCTGCTGGCGGCCGCGCTGTCGGCGTCTTTCGTGGCGGCGGACATTGTGCCAGTCAATGCCCAGCCAAATTATGTACCGCTGGGCCAGGGGCTGTCTTCGGACGTCCAGACCGTGCAGTACCGGGACTGGAGGAGACACCGCGCGCTCAATCGCGAATTCTCGCGCCGGGACGGTGTCGTGTACTGGAATGGCCATCGCGGTTATCGCGAATATCGTCGCGGCTATCGCCGTCACGGCGACTTCTGGTTCCCGCTGGCGGCCTTCGCCACGGGCGCGTTGATTACCGGTGCCATCATCAACAACCAGAACCGTGTCTATCGCGGTGGCGATGCCCATGTCCAATGGTGCTACGACCGCTACCGCTCCTACCGCGCCTGGGACAACACGTTCCAGCCGTACAACGGCCCGCGTCAGCAGTGCTATTCGCCCTACTGA
- a CDS encoding DUF6882 domain-containing protein: MNPDWYTGWREEAFDQLKAKNDRLQKDFRLGSWPRYDYDLKARKLLFSEQGVIKVVAEIQIAGSTSAKADNWLWAWANSNLPGELLEDAKRVRSFGEEKGIDELAQAYVLDTNNDLEALGWGLSGAMVRICDALGAYRSPRGEGGGLYLIFKTIGWAS, encoded by the coding sequence ATGAATCCAGATTGGTATACTGGCTGGCGCGAAGAGGCTTTCGATCAGCTGAAAGCCAAGAACGACCGCCTGCAGAAGGATTTCCGCCTCGGCAGCTGGCCGCGCTACGACTACGATCTGAAGGCACGAAAGCTCCTGTTCTCGGAGCAAGGCGTTATCAAGGTCGTCGCCGAGATCCAGATTGCGGGCAGTACGAGCGCCAAAGCTGACAACTGGCTGTGGGCCTGGGCAAATTCAAACCTGCCTGGCGAACTCCTCGAAGACGCCAAGCGGGTTCGGTCCTTCGGCGAGGAAAAAGGCATTGATGAGCTGGCTCAGGCCTATGTGCTCGACACGAACAATGACCTGGAGGCGCTCGGCTGGGGGCTGAGCGGGGCAATGGTTCGCATCTGCGATGCACTCGGCGCTTACCGCTCCCCACGCGGTGAAGGCGGAGGCCTGTATCTGATCTTCAAGACCATCGGCTGGGCCAGTTGA